In Deinococcus sedimenti, a single genomic region encodes these proteins:
- a CDS encoding stage V sporulation protein S: METLRVSGTSRPNAIAGAIAALLRSQGQVEIQAIGPAAVNQAVKALAIARGYLVGDRLDLYTQPEFVKLDVHEEERTAVRFFVQGIPAPVTTQS; the protein is encoded by the coding sequence TTGGAAACCCTGCGCGTGTCCGGCACTTCCCGCCCCAATGCCATCGCCGGTGCTATCGCCGCCCTCCTGCGTTCGCAGGGTCAGGTGGAAATTCAGGCGATCGGTCCGGCGGCCGTCAATCAGGCGGTCAAGGCCCTCGCCATCGCCCGCGGGTATCTGGTGGGGGACCGCCTGGATCTGTACACCCAGCCGGAATTCGTGAAGCTCGACGTGCACGAGGAGGAACGCACCGCCGTGCGCTTCTTCGTGCAGGGCATACCGGCTCCGGTGACCACTCAGAGCTGA
- a CDS encoding zinc metallopeptidase: MEFLGPYTPLILIILVASLVIQGSLTRTYRRWSGVRNPRNLTGEQVARMMLDANGLGHVPVNAVRGNLSDHYDPLRKTINLSEGVYSVPSVAAMAIAAHEVGHAIQDRVRMPALVARGRMAVPLSLGMNLAPLLVMAGIFLQLTGLLWLGVVLFGAALLFHLVTLPVEFDASRRALAYLNQTGLSGSPEATSGARSVLTAAALTYVAGFAMALAQFLNIFSIARNSA; the protein is encoded by the coding sequence ATGGAATTCCTCGGCCCCTACACCCCCCTGATCCTGATCATCCTGGTCGCGTCCCTCGTCATCCAGGGCTCACTGACCCGCACCTACCGCCGCTGGAGCGGCGTGCGCAACCCCCGCAACCTCACCGGCGAGCAGGTCGCCCGCATGATGCTCGACGCCAACGGACTCGGGCACGTCCCCGTGAACGCCGTCCGCGGCAACCTCAGCGACCACTACGACCCGCTGCGCAAGACCATCAACCTCAGCGAGGGCGTGTACAGCGTCCCCAGCGTCGCTGCCATGGCCATCGCCGCGCACGAGGTCGGGCACGCCATCCAGGACCGCGTCCGCATGCCCGCGCTGGTCGCCCGCGGCCGCATGGCCGTCCCGCTGAGCCTCGGCATGAACCTCGCGCCGCTGCTCGTCATGGCCGGGATCTTCCTGCAACTGACCGGCCTGCTGTGGCTGGGCGTCGTCCTGTTCGGCGCGGCCCTGCTGTTCCACCTGGTCACGCTGCCCGTCGAATTCGACGCCAGCCGCCGCGCCCTGGCCTACCTGAATCAGACGGGACTGAGCGGCAGCCCCGAGGCCACCAGCGGCGCCCGCAGCGTCCTGACCGCTGCCGCTCTGACCTACGTCGCGGGCTTCGCCATGGCCCTCGCGCAGTTCCTGAACATCTTCAGCATCGCCCGCAACAGCGCCTGA
- a CDS encoding metal-sulfur cluster assembly factor produces MTAPENVPTPAGLPSEAQVLEALKVVKDPEIPVNVVDLGLIYGVEVQESGVVEITMTLTSVGCPVQDLIRSDAELAVGRLDGVSEVNVEFVWTPPWGPDKMTEDGKRQMRMFGFNV; encoded by the coding sequence ATGACCGCGCCCGAGAACGTGCCCACCCCGGCGGGCCTGCCCAGCGAGGCGCAGGTGCTGGAGGCCCTGAAGGTCGTGAAGGACCCGGAAATCCCGGTGAACGTGGTGGACTTAGGTCTGATCTACGGCGTCGAGGTGCAGGAGTCCGGCGTGGTGGAGATCACCATGACCCTGACCAGCGTGGGCTGCCCGGTGCAGGACCTGATCCGCAGCGACGCGGAGCTCGCCGTGGGCCGCCTGGACGGCGTCAGCGAGGTGAACGTGGAGTTCGTGTGGACGCCACCATGGGGTCCGGACAAGATGACCGAGGACGGCAAGCGCCAGATGCGCATGTTCGGCTTCAACGTCTGA
- a CDS encoding rhodanese-like domain-containing protein, translated as MEEVTPQEGQRRVQQGALLVDVREQNEFDEVHAEGAQLIPLSEFEARYAELPKDRELVMICRSGARSARAGEFLKAQGYDSVVNLAGGTMAWVQDGLPSVQGGN; from the coding sequence ATGGAAGAAGTCACCCCACAGGAAGGGCAGCGCCGCGTGCAGCAGGGCGCGCTGCTCGTGGACGTCCGCGAGCAGAACGAATTCGACGAGGTGCACGCCGAGGGCGCGCAGCTGATCCCCCTGAGCGAGTTCGAGGCCCGCTATGCGGAACTCCCGAAGGACCGTGAACTGGTCATGATCTGCCGCAGTGGCGCGCGCAGCGCCCGCGCGGGCGAGTTCCTGAAGGCGCAGGGGTACGATTCGGTCGTGAACCTCGCGGGCGGCACGATGGCGTGGGTGCAGGACGGGCTGCCCAGCGTGCAGGGCGGGAACTGA
- a CDS encoding rhodanese-like domain-containing protein, giving the protein MTLPEGATVIDLRPEDLRAAEPLAGLTALPVRAVSLQTIEDGAHGLTPDLGPLIVICERGVRSGLAARYLLADGLDARAYPGGVPALKAAVNGT; this is encoded by the coding sequence ATGACCCTGCCCGAAGGTGCCACCGTCATCGACCTGCGCCCGGAGGACCTGCGCGCCGCCGAACCGCTGGCCGGGCTGACCGCGCTGCCCGTGCGCGCCGTGAGCCTCCAGACCATCGAGGACGGCGCGCACGGCCTGACCCCGGACCTGGGCCCGCTGATCGTGATCTGCGAGCGCGGCGTGCGCTCCGGTCTGGCTGCCCGCTACCTGTTGGCGGACGGGCTGGACGCGCGGGCGTACCCCGGAGGCGTGCCCGCGCTGAAAGCCGCGGTGAACGGCACCTGA
- a CDS encoding class-III pyridoxal-phosphate-dependent aminotransferase translates to MSALPPGFISTRDVLDERLSGADVRRLELKYGNEELLYGLDVLGLAGPFSRVTPWELEDERGVRRINASGYAATPFGEMPPVITDFMHEFLRKNRAMGLPQQSTGPWRAALQANLVALLARELPSHADSQVFFCSSGTEAIEGALKFAKAWRPKAKYQISFASGYHGKTLGSLSLTPNPEYQDIFRPLIPGALTSPYGDLDALTRLIRRVGADNVTCVVVEPIQGEGGVNIPPAGFLRGVGELCRRHGIPVIADEIQTGLGRTGHWFESAAQGLDADIVTLAKPLGGGMTAVGATIVRAPIFKKMLGGLSSKRHSNTFGGGALAMAVGLRSLEYLIENDLPARSTALGEEGLARLQRVQARFPNLLEAVRGQGLLFALQFRPMVGVPLPGVLKELVFEATAILALRELHQGGVMANLSLSSKRTVRLTPALDMPHDVFTTMLDRVEAFAQTHPSARHLLTSTPPQVTARLAAFAASKPKKRTPSDG, encoded by the coding sequence ATGAGTGCCCTGCCCCCCGGTTTCATCTCGACCCGTGACGTGCTCGACGAGCGCCTGAGCGGCGCGGACGTCCGCCGCCTGGAACTGAAGTACGGCAACGAGGAACTCCTCTACGGTCTGGACGTGCTGGGCCTCGCCGGGCCGTTCTCCCGCGTGACCCCCTGGGAACTGGAGGACGAGCGTGGCGTGCGCCGCATCAACGCCAGCGGGTACGCCGCGACGCCCTTCGGCGAGATGCCCCCCGTCATCACCGACTTCATGCACGAATTCCTCCGCAAAAACCGCGCGATGGGGCTGCCTCAGCAGTCCACCGGACCGTGGCGCGCGGCGCTGCAGGCGAACCTCGTGGCGCTGCTCGCGCGGGAACTGCCCAGCCACGCGGACAGTCAGGTGTTCTTCTGCTCCAGCGGCACCGAGGCCATCGAGGGCGCCCTGAAGTTCGCCAAGGCGTGGCGCCCGAAGGCGAAGTACCAGATCTCGTTCGCCAGCGGCTACCACGGCAAGACGCTCGGCAGCCTCAGCCTCACGCCGAACCCCGAGTACCAGGACATCTTCCGCCCGCTGATTCCCGGCGCGCTGACCAGCCCGTACGGGGACCTGGACGCCCTGACCCGCCTGATCCGCCGGGTCGGCGCGGACAACGTGACGTGCGTGGTCGTGGAACCCATCCAGGGCGAGGGCGGCGTGAACATCCCGCCTGCCGGATTCCTGCGCGGCGTCGGGGAACTATGCCGAAGGCACGGCATTCCCGTCATCGCGGACGAGATCCAGACCGGCCTGGGCCGCACCGGGCACTGGTTCGAATCCGCCGCGCAGGGTCTGGATGCTGACATCGTCACCCTGGCCAAACCGCTGGGCGGGGGCATGACCGCCGTTGGCGCCACCATCGTCCGCGCGCCCATCTTCAAGAAGATGCTGGGCGGCCTGAGCAGCAAACGACACAGCAACACCTTCGGCGGCGGTGCGCTCGCCATGGCGGTCGGCCTCAGGAGCCTCGAGTACCTCATCGAGAACGACCTCCCGGCCCGCAGCACCGCGCTGGGCGAGGAGGGCCTCGCGCGGCTCCAGCGGGTGCAGGCGCGCTTCCCGAACCTGCTCGAAGCCGTGCGCGGCCAGGGTCTGCTGTTCGCGCTGCAGTTCCGCCCCATGGTGGGCGTGCCGCTGCCCGGCGTGTTGAAGGAACTGGTGTTCGAGGCCACCGCGATCCTCGCGCTGCGTGAACTGCACCAGGGGGGCGTCATGGCGAACCTGTCGCTGAGCAGCAAACGCACCGTGCGCCTGACCCCGGCGCTGGACATGCCGCACGACGTGTTCACCACCATGCTTGACCGGGTGGAGGCCTTCGCGCAGACGCACCCCAGCGCGCGGCACCTGCTGACCAGCACGCCCCCGCAGGTCACCGCGCGACTGGCGGCGTTCGCGGCCAGCAAACCCAAGAAACGCACCCCCAGCGACGGCTGA